The following is a genomic window from Armatimonadota bacterium.
GGGTGTGCGAGCCAGCCACTCGCGTTCTCCCGTACGTCCGGATATGCAGTGCACGCCGCGGATGTCATCCCCCGATCCGCACACGACTTCCGCTTCGCCGTCGGAGTCCACGTCCAGTATGAGCGGCCCGCAGTAGAAGTTCGATCCGTCCCGGAAGACCCACGCCGGCGTGCCGTCTCCGCGCAGGCATACCAGCCCGGCTTCGCCCGCCGGCGCGACGGTCTCCAGGCCGGCGGCTTGGTCAGCGTCGCCGACGGCGATCGGCGCCTCGATCGGCCCGCCGCAGTCGTAGCGCCACTTCGGCTCCCCCGAGGCGCCGTCGAAGCAGTACACCTCGCCTCCGGCGGTGCCGGTCAGGGCCTCATGCCGCCCGTCGCCATCGAGGTCCGCGATCACCGCGCCGCCCCACTGCACGCCTGATCCAAGCTCCCGCGTCCAGATCACCGAGCCGTCGTCGTCAACCAGGCTGATCTCGTGGTCGTTCTGCGGCACGACCGTCTCGTCCTTACCGTCCTGGTCAAGATCCGCACAGGCCAACGTGGCGGTCTGGCGCGCGCCGACATCGAGTGCCCAGAGCCGGGCGCCGCTACCGTCAATCGCGTGCAGCATTCGGTCGTTGGCGCCGAGGAGAATCTCGGGCTCCGGGTCGCTGTCGAGTTGCGCGAGAGCCGGCGAGCTTTGAATCTCCTGGCCGATGAAGTACGTCCACTTGACCGTGGGCTCGATCCAGGCGCTCGCTCGGGCAACCGCCGACACCGGCCCCGCAGCAGTGCGCCACAGAGCGCGGACGAGCAGCGGATAGACGCCGGTTCGCGCATCGGGTGGAGCGTGGATGATAAACTCAACGGGCGTCGCGCTGTGCGCCGTCGGCGACAGACTCACATACTCGGGGGTCGCTGTCCAGCCCGTGGGCAGCACCGCGCGCAGGCTGACCGACTCTACCGATACGTCCTGCGGTAAGCGAATCGTCCCGCGCAGAGCCCGGTCATAGGCATCCGGCTGCAGGGGCTTGACCGGCAGCGTCTGCAGACTCAACGCGGCGCGCAGCACGACTTCCTGCGGAAACTCGCCGCGGAACACCGACGCCGCCTTGGTCAAAGGACACCGCGCGCGCCCCCCGCGGACGGCCAGAGCGGACCGCGTGCCGTCCCATGCGATCATGCGCAATGAATCCCCGAGGGCAGCCACTGCGCGGGACGTCTCACCAACGACGCTCCAAGCCACGAGAAACGGGCCGGTGTCATCGGCCAGCACGTGGATCTCGACGCCCTCCAGCGTCTCCAGCGCCCCGATGTAACACGCGCGCCCGAGTTGCGTCGAGGCCGTGTGGTACGCCTTGTCTATGTCCGGCGCATTCCCGGCGTGGAAGGTGTCGTCGTAGGTGAAGAGCTTATCCACGTCCGCGGCGATCGCCATGACGTGATTGCGCAGCAGGAAGTCCGCCCCCGAGGCATCCTCGGTGAGCCAGACGGGCGTGTCCCGCCGCCCGTACTGTGCGAGCGCCTGCCGCATGCGCTCGGCGTCCTGGCGCATCTGCGCCTCGGGCTGAAAGGAATAGGGATGATAGGCGAGGATGTCGAAGCGACGGCCGCGGATCTGCGCGCAGACCTCTGCAATGAATGTCACGTCGGGGCGCGCCGTTCCGCCGAAGACGACGTGCAGCGCCGGGTCTATTCGCTTGATCTCTTCATACGCGGCCCGTAGCAGGCGCGCGTAGCCCGCCGGGTCGCCCATCGGCCGCCAGAACGGCGGAATGTTGGGCTCGTTCCAGATCTCCCAGTAGCGAATACGGTCCCGGTAGCGATTCACGGTGGTCGCGACGAACCGCCGCCAGGCGTGCTCGTCAACTTCTGAGCCCCGGTTGCCCTCGTCGCTTTTGCTCGCCCAGCCCGGGGAATAGCCGATGAGGCCGAGGACATTCAGCCCGGCGGCAAGGTTCGCCTCGATCACCCGGTCCATGCCGTCGAAGTCGAACTCGCCCGGCTCCGGCTCCAGGTGGTGCCAGCCCATGTCGGCGCGCAGCCAGCGTATGCCGATGTCGTAGAAGCGGCGGGATGTCTCGATCCCCGGATTGTGCCCGGCAAACCCAAACAGCGAGCGGTCGTCGCTTACCGACTCGGAGGTGGCGTCGGTGAGCGGTGCGGCTCCGACGACATTCTCCGAGCGATCGAGCGCGGCAACCTGCACGGCGGCCGGGTGCCGTGAGCAAAAGGCCGTGTGACTCAGCAACAGCACCGATATGAAGGCAGGCATCGCACCGACAACGCGCATCGCTCAGCAACCCTTCCCCGACTTTCCGCTGCGCCGGACGCCGCGTGCCGGCGCGCGGCAACTTGCCTGCGCGATTCGGCGGGCACGCCCGCCAAGCCTGCCAATCGAGGATGCTGGGGCGACGGGCGTGCGCTCGCTCGAGGCGCCCGTCGGCCGTCCGATGCAGGTCAGCGCCGGGGATTGAGCGAACCACTCAACCGACGCTTCGCGGCGCTGCACCGGGCCGTTCAACACACCGCACGACGAGGTGGCGAATTGAATACGTGCAGGCTCCCATCTCTGGCCGTTCTTGGTTTCACAGCCCTCCTCGTGACGTTCTGCCCCGCGCTCGCGCGTGCCGGTGATGTTGACGACCAGACCTACCCGCTGCTGACCGCTGCGCCGCTTGCCACTCCCCCCGCAATTGACGGCGTTGTCGCGGACGACGAATGGCCGACCGCGTCCACGACGGGCGTGCTCATGCTCCGCACCGGAGCTGTCGCGCGTTACCAGCCGCTGTTTCTCATCGCCTACGACGCGGCGCGCCTCTACGTCGCGGGGCGCCTGCCGCTGGCAGCCGGCGTGCGGCCGCAGGTCACCGTGATGGAACGCGATGGCCCCGTGTGGCAGGATGATGCGGTTGAGATCTTCCTCGACCCCTCCCACTCGCACAGCGATTACTACCAGTTCATGGTCAACTCCCGCGGCGTAGTGTGGGACAGTCATCGCAAGGATGCCTCGTGGGACTGCGACCTGCGCTGTGCGGCATACATCGCTGACGATGAATGGACGTTCGAGTTGGCAATCCCCTGGTCCGACCTTGGCTTTCCCGAGCCGCCGCGGGGTAGGCCGCTCGGCTTCAACCTGTGTTGGGACCGCGTCACGCCGACGGAGCAGCATGGCACGTGGTCTCCGCTCAAGGAAACCTTTCACGAGCCGCAGCGCTTCGGTCATCTGATTCTCGGAACGAACGTGACACCGGTACGCCTGGTGTCGCTCGGCCCGCTGTGGGCCGGCCGGTGGGCCGTGCGTGGTGGAGTGATCGGCGAGACGAAGGACGGAGTCGTGCTAACTGTGGATGTCCGCCCGGCAGGGACGGACGCGGCGCTCTATTCCAAGGAACAGCGCCTGGGTGCGGAGTCGCTGGTCGTGCTCGACGGCGAGGTGCCGGATGCCGACGGGTCGCCGACGCCTGGCGAATACGTATTCTCGTATCGGTTCATCGCTGGTTCAGAGGTGGTGGCAAGAGCTGTGATTCCAGTTGACATCCCTGAGTACGTTTCATGGAAGACCTATCCTGTCGAGGGCGTTGTCGAAGTGAAGTGCAACGCCGCCGTGCTGACCGAACGCGCGCTCAAGCCCGCGCGCTTCATGGTCTCGCTGCTCCGGGACGGGACGACCGAGCGCGCTGCCGAGGCGCCGCTGGACGAAGCCTCGGAGGATGCCCGCACGTCACTGTCGATCGCCGGGCTGCCCCCAGGCGACTACACGCTTGCCGTGGTCGCCGAAGACGACGACCGCAAGGTAGTCGCGCGGCATGAGGCGCCGTTCGACATGCCGCCGCCTGCGTACTGGCTCGGTTCGTCAGAAGGGTTGGCGCCGGACCTACCCGTCGGCTGGCCCGCAGTGCAGGCCGAATCGTCAACGGTCAACGTCTGGGGACGTGAGTACCGCTTCGACGGCGGCCCGTTCCTGACATCTGCCGTGTCTCAGGACGCCGCGCTTCTCGCCACGGCGCCGATCGTAGCCCGAGTCCGATGGTCGGGCGGCGAGGGAATCCTGACCGGGCCACGGGCTGAGCTGGTCGAGCTGTCGCCGGCCCGCGCCGTTCTGCGTGCGCAGGCCGCGGCGGGGCCGTTCCGCACTGAGGCAGACATCACGGTCGAATTCGACGGCATGATCCGCACCGATTTCACGGTCGCGGCGCCCGCTGGCACCACCATCGAGCACCTCGCGCTCAGCATCCCTCTGAAGGCCGAGTACGCCAAATATCTCTACCACTATCCCGGACGCTGGGGCAGCGCATACAACGCGGGCGCCCTGCCGCCGGAGGGGTGGCGGCACTCATTCAAGCCCGTGGTCTGGCTCGGCGACGAGGAACGCGGTTTCTGCTGGTTTGCGGAAACCGACGAGCACTGGTTTCCCCTCGACAACGAGCAGGCCATCGAGATCAGGCGCGAGGGCGACGCGGTAATCCTGCGACTCAACGTGATCGCGTCGCCGCGACGGCTCGACGGGGCGCTGAGCTACAGCTTCGGGTTCCAGGCGACGCCGGTCAAAGAAGTGACTGAGGACGTCTGGGACTTTCGCATCTGCCATCACGGCCGCTACGGCCTCGAATCACTACCCTACGCCGTGCCCACGCCCGTCACTTACCCCGCGCAGGGCAACATCCGTCTCGACCAAGGCACCGCGGAGATGTGGGTCGTGCCGATGTTTGATCCCGACCCGACCGTGCCGCAGGACGTCAACCGCGGTGCTTTCAACCAGGACCTGTTTACGGTCCGCCTGCCGGACGACGCGCTCATCGGGTTCTACTGGAACATCGACGATCGCGGCATGCGGTTCTACTTGAAGGACGGCACGCAATACCCCGTTATCCTCGGCGCCCCCTGTGCATGGAAGATGGGCGAACCTCACCACGTTGCGGTGACGTGGGGCGAAGAGGCCCGCATCTACGCTGACGGCCGGGTGCTGCGCACCGCAGATTACCGGGGCACCGTTGCGCGCGATCTCAAGGGCGCGGAGATCAGGCTGGGAGCCGATCGCTCGCACTTCATAGTGGACGAAATGCGCATCTCTGATATCGCGCGCTCGGAGTTCGACCTCACGGCCCCGCTCGCCGCCGACGATCACACGCTGCTCCTCGACCACTTCGATGACGCCTTCACGCCCGATGGCTACCTGCGCACGGCCCCGGAGAAGTCCGCCGGTGAAGGCGGCACGGTGACAGTCGGCGCCGCCTTCGTTCCCGCCAGGTTCGGCCGCGGCGTGCGCCTGTTCCAGGAGCCGGGGCGCGAGCTGACGTACCTCGATCGCCTCGCCGAACTCGGCGTGCGCACCATCGTCTTTCACGAGCATTGGACCGACATCCAGGACTATCCGGCGACCACCCACGGTGAGGCGCTCCACAGGCTGGTCAAGGCATGCCACGAGCGCGGCATTCGGTTGCTGCTCTACTTCGGCTACGAGATGTCCAACATCGCACCGGAGTATCCCTACTACTCCGACGAGTGCCTCGTGTACCCGCGCGCGGGCGGCTACACGCGCCAGCCCGAGCAGACGGCTTGCATCGTCTGCTACGGCAGCCATTGGCAGGACTTCCTGGTATCGGGCATCGCGCGGATCATGGACGAGTACGGCATTGACGGGGTCTATCTCGACGGCACCGCCAATCCCTTCGACTGCGCCAACCTGCATCACGGCTGTGGCTACCGCGGGCCCGACGGCTCGCCGCGCAAAACGTACCGGATCTTCGACGTGCGCCGGACGATGAAGCGCATCTACAACGTCGTGAAGGGCCGCAGGCCCGATGGCTTGGTCAACGTCCACCAGTCCACCTGCATGACGATCCCGACTCTCGCATTCGCGACATCGTATTGGGACGGCGAGCAATTCGGCGCCATCGAGTCCGGCATCGAGGTGTTCGATCTGCTCCCGCTCGACGCGTTCCGCGCGGAATTCATGGGACATCAGTGGGGCGTGCCCGCCGAGTTCTTGTGCTACAATCGCCCCTACACCTATCCTCAGGCGATGGCCTTTACGCTGCTCCACGACGTGCTCGTGCGCGGCAGCCTGGGCGGATCGCTCGAAATGGAATCCGCGCTGTGGCGCGAAATGGAAGACTTCGGCCGCCGCGACGCCGAGTGGTTGCCGTACTGGTCAAACCAGGACGTGGCGAGGGTGCAACCCGCGACGTGCAAGGCCAGCATCTACAATCGCGGCCCGCTCGGCGCGATGCTCGTCATCTCCAACTTGGCGCAGGAAGAAGCTTCCGCCAGGATTGCGCTCGACACTGTTGCTCTGCGCTTGCCTGAGCGCGCGACCGCGCGAGATGTGCTGTCCGGCGAGCCGCTGCCGTGGGACGACGGCGCCCTGCGCGCTTCCCTCGGGCCGCTGTCGTTCCGCGTCGTCCACATCGCGCCGTGACGCCGGTTCCGTTTGACCGTCAGGTCGTCGTCGCGAAGGCGCGCGCTCGGTCGCGCGTCCACGGACGGCGCCGACCCGCACGCCGCCCAGAGATCCTCGCAGCCGTTTGGGTGCTGACTCGCGGATGTTCTGCGCAGGGCTCATGCGGCGAAGGTGCGGAGCGACAGACAGGCGAATATGCGTGTGGATCTCGGCCGCCGTCGCTTTCATCCCCGAGCCGGATGGCGGCGGGTGTCGAACGCACGATGGGTCGTCAACCGTGATGAAATCGCGTGTCATCCTGTTGCAGGTTACCCTGATCGGTGCGGCATTCGCCATCGGCTACGTGCTGGGGTGGACCGGGGGGCCGAAGGCGGAAACCGACGGCGCGCGGCGGCACACCGCGCAGCGGACAGCCGGCAAGCCGATGCCCTCGGCGGCGGACACGGGCGCATCGGCCGCAGCCAGAGCGCCCGCACCGCTTCCTGTCGCTCCGAGGCCGACGGAGACGAAGCTCGGTGGTGCAGCCGTCGCGCCCAAGCCGGTGGTCTCTGGCGCCGCGGCGGCGAAGAAGCCCGTTCGCCCGAGCCCCCGGGCCCCGGCGGCAACAGCAGCCGCCAGGCCGCCCGCCGGACGTCCGTCCGAATCGGCGCCGGCACCTGACGAGGCAGCGCCGCCTGTGACCCCGTCATCGTCAGGCGCCGACGTTCCTGCTTCACCTTCCGGCGGAGCGGCGCCCCGCATCGCGTTCGAGAGCACCGATCACGACTTCGGCACGGTGACGATCGGGGATGCGGTCGAGCACGAATTCGTCTTTCGCAACGTGGGCGACGCCCCGCTTGTGATTGAGCAAGTCAGAACCAGTTGTGGATGCACCGGGGCTTTG
Proteins encoded in this region:
- a CDS encoding DUF1573 domain-containing protein — its product is MMKSRVILLQVTLIGAAFAIGYVLGWTGGPKAETDGARRHTAQRTAGKPMPSAADTGASAAARAPAPLPVAPRPTETKLGGAAVAPKPVVSGAAAAKKPVRPSPRAPAATAAARPPAGRPSESAPAPDEAAPPVTPSSSGADVPASPSGGAAPRIAFESTDHDFGTVTIGDAVEHEFVFRNVGDAPLVIEQVRTSCGCTGALVTEKQVAPGGEGRVKATFRTTSYKGDQRKSIYVETNDPEQPRVTLALIGYVMVEVEVSPATIYVRDVTPDESRKYSIVVKRPDGKELRITKLSPSRPEIHLGEPQQRPDGTYEIEVTLGPGLPAGRLTGQVTIETNSERQRTVTVRVYGNVKEKE
- a CDS encoding PQQ-binding-like beta-propeller repeat protein — its product is MRVVGAMPAFISVLLLSHTAFCSRHPAAVQVAALDRSENVVGAAPLTDATSESVSDDRSLFGFAGHNPGIETSRRFYDIGIRWLRADMGWHHLEPEPGEFDFDGMDRVIEANLAAGLNVLGLIGYSPGWASKSDEGNRGSEVDEHAWRRFVATTVNRYRDRIRYWEIWNEPNIPPFWRPMGDPAGYARLLRAAYEEIKRIDPALHVVFGGTARPDVTFIAEVCAQIRGRRFDILAYHPYSFQPEAQMRQDAERMRQALAQYGRRDTPVWLTEDASGADFLLRNHVMAIAADVDKLFTYDDTFHAGNAPDIDKAYHTASTQLGRACYIGALETLEGVEIHVLADDTGPFLVAWSVVGETSRAVAALGDSLRMIAWDGTRSALAVRGGRARCPLTKAASVFRGEFPQEVVLRAALSLQTLPVKPLQPDAYDRALRGTIRLPQDVSVESVSLRAVLPTGWTATPEYVSLSPTAHSATPVEFIIHAPPDARTGVYPLLVRALWRTAAGPVSAVARASAWIEPTVKWTYFIGQEIQSSPALAQLDSDPEPEILLGANDRMLHAIDGSGARLWALDVGARQTATLACADLDQDGKDETVVPQNDHEISLVDDDGSVIWTRELGSGVQWGGAVIADLDGDGRHEALTGTAGGEVYCFDGASGEPKWRYDCGGPIEAPIAVGDADQAAGLETVAPAGEAGLVCLRGDGTPAWVFRDGSNFYCGPLILDVDSDGEAEVVCGSGDDIRGVHCISGRTGEREWLARTPESVDAALAAADVDGDGMTDVVFADVGGWTFALSGERGAQDTIFSLDGTGQEKWRYRCGGGVDSAPCIADVTGDGRLDVLLGSGDRSLYCLDRQGKLQWQFRTDMKISVSPAVADVDGDGILEILVASRDGKVYCLSTAGRGPVAWPTKRGSPASSGAIARPPR